GGTGCTTCGATGCGCACGCCGTCGCTGCCTGGCGTATTGGCGAAGATCGCCATGCGCAAGGCGGGTACGGCCTTGCCATCGACCCGCACTTCGCCACGGAACGTGTACAGGAAAGCGTTATGGCCTGGTGGCAAGGGCTGCTCGAAGCTGCTGCCGGCAGGTAAGTCGATATCGAGGTAGAGCGGTTCCGTCAGCTCGCGCTGCACGGCGCCCGTCACGCCATGGCTCTCGCCGGCGATCACTTGCACGGCCACGCCTGCGTCCGTCGTGTAGCGGGGGATCTCGGCGCTTGTAAAATCGCGGTACCACGGCGTGCGCATCTTGTCGCGCGCGGGCAGGTTCAGCCACAGCTGAAAACCTTCCATCACGCCTTCTTCCTGCTCCGGCATTTCCGAATGGATCACGCCGCTGCCAGCCGTCATCCATTGCACGCCGCCCGACGTCAGCAAGCCTTCGTGGCCCGCGCTGTCCTTGTGGCGCATGCGCCCCGTGATCATGTACGACACCGTTTCGAAACCCCGGTGCGGATGCTCGGGGAAGCCGGCGATGTAGTCGTTCGGCTTGTCGCTGGCAAAGTTGTCGAGCATCAAGAACGGGTCGAGACGGCGCTGCAGCTGCTGCGTCAGCACGCGGTTGATCTTCACGCCGGCGCCATCCATGACGGCCTGGCCGGCGATCACGCGCTCGACGGCGCGTGGCTTGTTGACGGTGGTGGTGTCGCTCATTGTTCTCTCCTCTAGGCCGGGACGGCGCCAGTGCGCCGTCCCTTTCACTGCTGGGGATTACACCAGGATCGCGTTGATCTCGGCGTCCGCTTGCGCCTGCGCCTTGGCCACGGCTTCCGGGCCCATGCCCATGCCTTCCGAATACACGTATTGCACGTCGGTCAGGCCCAGGAAGCCGAACATGGTGTTCAGGTAAGGCACCTGGCTATCGTTGGCGCTATCGCGGTGCAAGCCGCCGCGGGACAGGCCCACGTAGACTTTCTTGCCGGTCAACAGGCCCACGGGACCGTTTTCCGTGTACTTGAAGGTGACATTGGCGCGGGCAATCGCGTCGAACCAGCTTTTCAGTTGCACGGTGATGCCGAAGTTGTACATGGGCGCGCCGATGACGATGACGTCGGCCGCTTGTACTTGCGCAATCAGCGCGTCGTCGAGGGCGATGCGGGCCGCCTGTTCCGGCGTGCGCTTGTCGGCCGGCGTGAACAGCGCTTGCAGGGTCGGCTCGTCGAGCACAGGGTGCGGTTGGGCAGCCAGGTCGCGGCGGACCAGGGCGGCGCCAGGATTGGCGGCTTGTACGCGGGCAACGATGGCGTCAGCCAGGCGGGTCGAGGCGGAGCCGGTGCTGCGGGCGCTGGAATTGATTTGCAGGATGTTCATCTTGTTTCTCCGTGTGAGGTGTCTTGCGATGGATGAACTATAGCAATTCCAAAAACCATCCGGAAGCCGTTAAAATGGATAACATTAATCCACCAATGGAACAATTAAAGCTATG
This window of the Janthinobacterium agaricidamnosum genome carries:
- a CDS encoding pirin family protein, whose protein sequence is MSDTTTVNKPRAVERVIAGQAVMDGAGVKINRVLTQQLQRRLDPFLMLDNFASDKPNDYIAGFPEHPHRGFETVSYMITGRMRHKDSAGHEGLLTSGGVQWMTAGSGVIHSEMPEQEEGVMEGFQLWLNLPARDKMRTPWYRDFTSAEIPRYTTDAGVAVQVIAGESHGVTGAVQRELTEPLYLDIDLPAGSSFEQPLPPGHNAFLYTFRGEVRVDGKAVPALRMAIFANTPGSDGVRIEAPEGGRVILVAGQPLNEPIAQYGPFVMNTQAEVFQAVQDFREGKFGETAA
- a CDS encoding FMN-dependent NADH-azoreductase, with product MNILQINSSARSTGSASTRLADAIVARVQAANPGAALVRRDLAAQPHPVLDEPTLQALFTPADKRTPEQAARIALDDALIAQVQAADVIVIGAPMYNFGITVQLKSWFDAIARANVTFKYTENGPVGLLTGKKVYVGLSRGGLHRDSANDSQVPYLNTMFGFLGLTDVQYVYSEGMGMGPEAVAKAQAQADAEINAILV